Proteins encoded together in one Deinococcus irradiatisoli window:
- a CDS encoding 2-hydroxyacid dehydrogenase — MSAGREVLVMTPRLPFLLDQLRRDFLVHAYWEMDDPAAVLRAEGRDVRAVVTNGVVGCPREVVEALPNLGVICVGGVGLDAVDVTHAHQLGVQVTTTPGVLTADVADQAMALLLAASRQVPLGDRYIRQGGWGRGEDLPLTRRVSGKRAGIVGLGEIGKAIARRLSAFDMSVAYTGRREQPGQPYRFVADVVELAREVDVLVVSSSGGEGTRHLINAGVLEALGPQGILINIARGSVVDQEALIASLRSGSLGAAGLDVFADEPQVPAELKALDNVVLSPHAATRTTESRQDISRIVLANLKAFFAGEPLLTPVTDRPLSG, encoded by the coding sequence GTGAGCGCTGGGCGCGAAGTCCTGGTGATGACGCCGCGCCTGCCGTTCCTGCTGGATCAGCTGCGGCGAGATTTTCTGGTTCATGCGTACTGGGAGATGGACGACCCGGCCGCCGTCCTGCGCGCCGAGGGCCGGGACGTGCGGGCGGTGGTCACCAACGGCGTCGTCGGTTGCCCGCGTGAAGTGGTGGAGGCCCTGCCAAATCTGGGTGTGATCTGCGTGGGCGGCGTCGGCCTCGACGCGGTGGACGTGACGCATGCCCACCAGCTCGGCGTGCAGGTGACCACCACTCCCGGCGTGCTCACCGCCGATGTGGCCGATCAGGCGATGGCCCTGCTGCTGGCCGCTTCCCGGCAAGTGCCGCTCGGCGACCGCTACATCCGGCAAGGTGGCTGGGGACGCGGCGAGGATCTGCCCCTGACCCGGCGGGTGAGCGGCAAACGCGCCGGCATCGTGGGCCTGGGCGAGATCGGCAAGGCGATTGCCCGGCGGCTGAGCGCCTTCGACATGTCGGTGGCCTACACCGGCCGGCGCGAGCAGCCGGGGCAGCCGTACCGGTTCGTGGCCGACGTGGTAGAGCTCGCCCGCGAAGTGGATGTGCTGGTCGTCAGCAGCAGCGGCGGTGAGGGCACTCGACACCTGATCAATGCCGGGGTGCTGGAAGCGCTGGGGCCGCAGGGAATCCTGATCAACATCGCCCGGGGCAGCGTGGTGGATCAGGAGGCCCTGATCGCGAGCCTGCGCTCAGGGAGCCTCGGCGCGGCCGGCCTGGACGTGTTCGCCGACGAGCCGCAGGTGCCGGCCGAGCTCAAGGCCCTGGACAACGTGGTGCTCTCGCCGCACGCTGCCACCCGCACCACCGAGTCGCGACAGGACATCAGCCGCATCGTGCTAGCGAACCTGAAAGCGTTCTTCGCTGGGGAGCCGCTGCTCACGCCGGTGACGGACCGCCCCCTCAGCGGCTGA